One region of Streptomyces davaonensis JCM 4913 genomic DNA includes:
- a CDS encoding MBL fold metallo-hydrolase, with product MPVEITWWGHATCTVADSDVRVLTDPLFARRLAHLRRRRGALPPPSAWRADVALVSHLHADHLHVPSLARLPEGTRLLVPRGAPRAVPGLRRLTGLQVTEMTPGEVTEVGALRVRAVPARHDGRRLPVGRHHSPALGYVIEGEARTYFAGDTGLFDEMAHEVGPVDVALLPVGGWGPYLGEGHLDAGRAAEALSRLAPGSAVPVHYGTYWPIGMDAVRPHEFHAPGDEFVRLAAERAPGVAVHRLGHGESVRLEVAA from the coding sequence GTGCCCGTGGAGATCACCTGGTGGGGTCACGCCACCTGCACGGTCGCCGACTCGGACGTACGCGTGCTCACCGACCCTCTGTTCGCACGCCGGCTCGCGCATCTGCGCAGACGCCGGGGCGCGCTCCCCCCGCCCAGCGCCTGGCGTGCGGACGTCGCGCTCGTCTCCCACCTGCACGCCGACCATCTGCACGTTCCCTCCCTGGCACGGCTCCCGGAGGGCACGCGCCTGCTCGTGCCCCGGGGCGCACCCCGGGCGGTACCGGGGCTGCGCCGGCTCACCGGCCTTCAGGTGACGGAGATGACGCCGGGCGAGGTCACGGAGGTGGGCGCGCTGCGCGTACGAGCCGTGCCGGCCCGGCACGACGGACGGCGGCTGCCCGTCGGACGCCACCACTCCCCCGCCCTCGGCTACGTCATCGAGGGCGAGGCCCGCACCTACTTCGCCGGGGACACCGGCCTGTTCGACGAGATGGCGCACGAGGTCGGCCCGGTCGACGTGGCGCTGCTGCCGGTGGGCGGCTGGGGCCCGTATCTCGGCGAGGGCCATCTGGACGCGGGGCGCGCGGCGGAGGCCCTTTCCCGGCTCGCGCCGGGCAGCGCGGTGCCGGTGCACTACGGCACGTACTGGCCCATCGGGATGGACGCCGTGCGCCCCCATGAGTTCCATGCGCCGGGCGACGAGTTCGTACGCCTCGCCGCGGAGCGTGCGCCGGGCGTGGCGGTGCACCGGCTGGGGCACGGCGAGAGCGTACGTCTTGAGGTGGCCGCGTGA
- a CDS encoding ATP-binding protein, which yields MQAAVTVTPARLPDLLLGLATVRPVFVWGAPGIGKSSLVRDFAESLGLECVSLLGTQLAPEDLIGVPQIRDGRSVFCPPETIARDEPYCLFLDELNAATPDVQKAFYSLILDRRIGNYELPKGSIVIGAGNRATDNALARPIASALVNRLTHVHLEASPKDWLVWAANHDVHPWVVDHLTDRPDQLWSKPPKTEEPFSTPRSWHMLSDALHSFGRNLDEETLKVLAHGTLTPAHATAFCGYVKIVRSQFGIEAIIKGDARWPSRLDDRDLLYYLADSFRGRLVKELPASKEHMSASGRQTAYRAKSLLVQLAEISVEVAQTVIASDADGNPVLPSWFLVEAARDMPRLVEARR from the coding sequence TTGCAGGCCGCTGTCACCGTCACCCCCGCCCGTCTTCCGGACCTTCTTCTCGGCCTCGCCACCGTGCGGCCCGTCTTCGTCTGGGGTGCCCCCGGCATCGGAAAGTCCTCCCTGGTGCGGGACTTCGCCGAGTCGCTCGGCCTGGAATGCGTCAGCCTGCTCGGCACCCAGCTCGCGCCCGAGGACCTGATCGGCGTGCCGCAGATCCGTGACGGGCGGTCGGTGTTCTGCCCGCCGGAGACCATCGCCCGGGACGAGCCGTACTGTCTTTTCCTGGACGAGCTGAACGCGGCCACGCCGGATGTGCAGAAGGCGTTCTACTCGCTGATCCTGGACCGCCGGATCGGCAACTACGAGCTGCCCAAGGGGTCGATCGTGATCGGCGCCGGGAACCGCGCCACCGACAACGCGCTCGCCCGCCCCATCGCCTCCGCGCTCGTCAACCGCCTCACCCATGTGCACCTGGAGGCGTCCCCCAAGGACTGGCTGGTCTGGGCCGCGAACCACGACGTCCACCCCTGGGTGGTGGACCATCTCACCGACCGGCCCGACCAGCTGTGGTCCAAGCCGCCCAAGACCGAGGAGCCGTTCTCCACGCCCCGCTCCTGGCACATGCTCTCCGACGCCCTGCACTCCTTCGGCCGGAACCTGGACGAGGAGACCCTGAAGGTGCTCGCGCACGGCACGCTGACGCCCGCCCACGCGACGGCGTTCTGCGGCTACGTCAAGATCGTGCGCAGTCAGTTCGGCATCGAGGCGATCATCAAGGGGGACGCCCGCTGGCCGAGCCGCCTGGACGACCGGGACCTGCTCTACTACCTCGCCGACTCCTTCCGCGGGCGCCTGGTCAAGGAACTGCCCGCCAGCAAGGAGCACATGTCGGCGAGCGGCCGCCAGACCGCCTACCGCGCCAAGTCGCTGCTCGTGCAGCTCGCGGAGATCTCCGTCGAGGTCGCCCAGACCGTCATCGCCTCCGACGCCGACGGCAACCCCGTGCTGCCCTCCTGGTTCCTCGTCGAGGCGGCGCGGGACATGCCCCGGCTGGTGGAGGCACGCCGGTGA
- a CDS encoding aminotransferase class I/II-fold pyridoxal phosphate-dependent enzyme produces MARRVPESHGPVRYGPPLPGDGLPVLPELSAVLAAAAGRAESEPVGGGAALLDAACGHFDRRGLPAEPDRVVAAPGAPALLLALTAALGGDVLVPRPCAAWWAPYARLLGRPVFHVATPAECGGVPDPYALLETVRRVRAEGGDPRLLVLSVADDPTATVAPPEVLHETVEAAAGEGLHLVSDETWRDTRHDPHESVLLSPAEMLPERVTVVTDLAGALLPPGWPAAVARFPPGDVGGGLHARVLDILTALGARVAAPVAAAAGYALTEPGPVRARQAAAVRLHARVAAALHTEVVAAGALARPPQAGRHLYVDLGPLRTALGAHGIGDAQDLEEFLTARLGMPAPGGHRFGDDLAAPRVRLSTGDLLGGTDEERAECLGSPSPWELPHVRRALIHVRSVFDDLADDAQRRQPPRRGDSRT; encoded by the coding sequence GTGGCGCGGAGGGTTCCCGAGAGCCATGGCCCCGTCCGCTACGGGCCACCGTTGCCCGGGGACGGGCTGCCCGTGCTGCCCGAACTGTCCGCCGTGCTCGCCGCTGCGGCCGGCCGCGCCGAGAGCGAACCCGTCGGCGGGGGCGCCGCCCTGCTCGATGCCGCCTGCGGCCACTTCGACCGGCGCGGTCTGCCCGCCGAGCCCGACCGGGTGGTCGCCGCGCCGGGCGCCCCTGCTCTGCTGCTCGCGCTGACCGCCGCGCTCGGCGGTGATGTCCTGGTGCCCCGGCCGTGCGCGGCCTGGTGGGCGCCGTACGCACGCCTGTTGGGCAGACCCGTCTTCCATGTCGCCACCCCGGCCGAGTGCGGCGGGGTGCCGGATCCGTACGCCCTGCTGGAGACCGTGCGCCGGGTCCGCGCCGAGGGCGGTGATCCGCGGCTGCTGGTGCTGTCCGTCGCCGACGACCCCACCGCCACCGTGGCGCCGCCCGAGGTCCTGCACGAGACCGTCGAGGCCGCCGCGGGCGAGGGCCTGCACCTGGTCAGCGACGAGACCTGGCGGGACACCCGGCACGACCCGCACGAATCGGTGCTGCTCAGCCCCGCCGAGATGCTCCCGGAACGGGTCACCGTCGTCACCGACCTGGCCGGCGCCCTGCTGCCGCCCGGCTGGCCGGCCGCCGTCGCGCGCTTCCCACCGGGCGACGTCGGGGGCGGCCTCCACGCACGCGTGCTCGACATCCTCACCGCGCTCGGCGCCCGCGTCGCGGCCCCGGTCGCCGCCGCGGCCGGATACGCCCTCACCGAACCAGGACCCGTCCGGGCCCGACAGGCGGCCGCCGTACGGCTCCACGCGCGCGTGGCCGCCGCCCTGCACACGGAAGTCGTCGCCGCGGGAGCCCTCGCCCGGCCCCCGCAGGCCGGCCGGCATCTCTACGTCGACCTCGGCCCGCTGCGCACCGCGCTCGGCGCGCACGGCATCGGCGACGCCCAGGATCTGGAGGAGTTCCTCACCGCCCGGCTCGGCATGCCCGCGCCCGGCGGCCACCGTTTCGGCGACGACCTCGCCGCACCGCGCGTACGCCTGTCCACCGGGGACCTGCTGGGCGGTACGGACGAGGAGCGCGCGGAATGTCTCGGTTCACCCTCGCCGTGGGAACTGCCCCATGTGCGGCGCGCGTTGATCCACGTGAGGTCGGTCTTCGACGATCTCGCCGACGACGCGCAGCGCCGGCAGCCTCCTCGGCGCGGGGACTCGCGGACGTAG
- a CDS encoding DedA family protein, which yields MSWLAAASTTESTQQAIGYPTLFVLVLLGALVPVVPTGALVSTAAVVAFHQTAPFALAMVFVTASLAAFLGDVTLYWLGRRGMGSRNGSRWLEAIRSRAPEERLERAQAKLAEHGVAVLVVSRLVPAGRLPVMLACLLAKWPMRRFARGNLPACLAWAVTYQLIGILGGSLFPEPWQGVVAAVALTLLISVVPGLWRRVRAAR from the coding sequence GTGAGCTGGCTCGCCGCCGCGTCGACGACGGAGTCCACGCAGCAGGCGATCGGCTATCCGACGCTGTTCGTGCTGGTGCTGCTCGGGGCGCTGGTGCCGGTCGTGCCGACGGGGGCGCTGGTCAGCACGGCGGCGGTGGTGGCGTTCCATCAGACGGCGCCGTTCGCGCTGGCGATGGTGTTCGTGACGGCGTCGCTGGCCGCGTTCCTCGGTGACGTGACGTTGTACTGGCTCGGGCGGCGTGGGATGGGGTCGAGGAACGGGTCGCGGTGGCTGGAGGCGATTCGGTCGCGGGCGCCGGAGGAGCGGTTGGAGCGGGCGCAGGCGAAGTTGGCCGAGCACGGGGTCGCGGTACTGGTGGTGTCGCGGCTCGTCCCTGCGGGGCGGCTGCCGGTGATGCTCGCGTGTCTGCTGGCGAAGTGGCCGATGCGGAGGTTCGCCCGGGGGAACCTCCCGGCGTGCCTGGCCTGGGCTGTGACGTATCAGCTGATCGGGATTCTGGGTGGGTCGCTGTTTCCCGAGCCCTGGCAAGGGGTCGTCGCCGCGGTGGCGTTGACGCTGCTCATCAGTGTCGTGCCGGGGTTGTGGAGGCGGGTTCGGGCCGCCAGGTAG
- a CDS encoding vWA domain-containing protein, whose protein sequence is MRLVKLNPALAAVAFDVCRHEDCAHSPREGLVRVSSSATLHVHPDRLAEPAAWAWALAHAILHLGFGHVPAAKGVREQPDRADLAARCVVVNRFLLGFPIGKTPEGLPGAYPDGDEEQLAARWRRDGIPAVYERCGTAGDEADLHLAEWHGWYGQPPDHQLAFATALTRTVSAAMDMAGGRRDSLTGEVTALRPWQRALSWFIASYPLLAGIASGIKLVADAELARAHGISVAAVNAEAGEIYINPLRTFEDEEWRFILAHEMLHAALRHGDRCGTRDPYLFNIACDYVINGWLKEMDVGTMPEGLLYDAQLAGLSAEEVYDRLAGDLRRMRRLATLRGKGVGDILGAPLCPPRDYVDLDEFYRRGLYQGLDLHQRQERGFLPGGLVEEIRALSHPPLPWDAQLARWFDEFVPRPEPVRTYARPARRQASTPDIPRAGRYFPPEEIARCTFGVVLDTSGSMSRVLLGKALGAIASYAEARDVPAARVVFCDAAPHDAGYVPVTEIAGRVRVHGRGGTVLQPGIDLLHRADDFPPGAPVLVITDGWCDVLRVRREHAYLIPQGARLPFTARGPVFRVS, encoded by the coding sequence ATGCGGCTGGTGAAGCTCAATCCGGCGCTGGCCGCCGTGGCGTTCGATGTCTGCCGCCACGAGGACTGCGCGCACTCCCCGCGCGAGGGGCTCGTCCGCGTCAGCTCCTCCGCGACCCTGCACGTCCACCCCGACCGCCTCGCCGAACCGGCGGCCTGGGCCTGGGCCCTCGCCCACGCGATCCTCCACCTCGGCTTCGGCCATGTCCCGGCCGCCAAGGGCGTCCGCGAGCAGCCCGACCGCGCGGACCTCGCCGCGCGCTGCGTCGTCGTCAACCGCTTCCTGCTCGGCTTCCCCATCGGGAAGACGCCCGAGGGACTCCCCGGCGCCTACCCCGACGGTGACGAGGAGCAGCTCGCCGCCCGCTGGCGCCGCGACGGCATCCCGGCCGTGTACGAGCGCTGCGGCACCGCGGGCGACGAGGCGGACCTCCACCTCGCGGAATGGCACGGCTGGTACGGGCAGCCGCCCGACCACCAGCTCGCCTTCGCGACCGCGCTGACCCGTACCGTGTCCGCGGCGATGGACATGGCGGGCGGCCGCCGCGACAGCCTGACCGGTGAAGTGACCGCACTGCGCCCCTGGCAGCGCGCCCTGAGCTGGTTCATCGCCTCCTACCCGCTGCTCGCCGGGATCGCGTCCGGCATCAAACTGGTCGCCGACGCCGAACTCGCCCGCGCCCACGGCATCTCCGTCGCCGCGGTGAACGCCGAGGCGGGCGAGATCTACATCAACCCGCTGCGCACGTTCGAGGACGAGGAGTGGCGGTTCATCCTGGCCCACGAGATGCTGCACGCCGCCCTGCGCCACGGCGACCGCTGCGGCACCCGCGACCCCTACCTCTTCAACATCGCCTGCGACTACGTCATCAACGGCTGGCTCAAGGAGATGGACGTCGGCACCATGCCCGAGGGCCTGCTGTACGACGCCCAGCTCGCCGGGCTCTCCGCCGAGGAGGTCTACGACCGGCTCGCCGGTGACCTGCGCCGGATGCGGCGCCTGGCCACCCTGCGCGGCAAGGGCGTCGGCGACATCCTCGGCGCCCCGCTGTGCCCGCCCCGCGACTACGTCGACCTCGACGAGTTCTACCGCCGCGGCCTCTACCAGGGCCTGGACCTGCACCAGCGGCAGGAACGCGGCTTCCTGCCCGGCGGCCTGGTCGAGGAGATCCGCGCGCTGAGCCATCCTCCGCTGCCCTGGGACGCGCAACTGGCCCGCTGGTTCGACGAGTTCGTGCCCCGGCCGGAACCGGTACGGACGTACGCCCGGCCCGCTCGCCGCCAGGCCTCGACGCCCGACATCCCGCGCGCGGGACGGTACTTCCCGCCCGAGGAGATCGCCCGGTGCACCTTCGGCGTGGTCCTGGACACCTCCGGCTCCATGAGCCGGGTGCTGCTCGGCAAGGCGCTCGGCGCCATCGCCTCCTACGCCGAGGCCCGGGACGTACCTGCGGCGCGCGTGGTGTTCTGCGACGCGGCCCCGCACGACGCCGGGTATGTGCCGGTCACGGAGATCGCCGGACGGGTGCGGGTGCACGGCCGGGGCGGCACGGTGCTCCAGCCGGGCATCGATCTGCTGCACCGCGCCGACGACTTCCCGCCCGGGGCGCCGGTCCTGGTCATCACGGACGGCTGGTGCGACGTGCTGCGGGTGCGGCGCGAGCACGCCTACCTCATTCCGCAGGGTGCCCGGCTGCCGTTCACCGCACGCGGGCCGGTCTTCCGGGTGAGTTGA
- a CDS encoding glycerophosphodiester phosphodiesterase family protein has product MPRRPAVSAHRGGSERAGAATWEAYEDALLSGAEYVEFDIRRTADGVLVVYHDARVDHTGPLLSTIGHTELNERAGYAVPVVDEVMALIAGKLIGHLDLKEVGYEDEVIDRAVALLGTDGFVATTLEDRSVAAISAAYPGVRTALSLGRDRKEVGWARLPGTRLSELLPMRRVRACGATGVAVHQQLARASVLREATRHGLFSMVWTVNDDTLMQTFLNHPRVDVLITDRPRRAVALRGEPREPERSLH; this is encoded by the coding sequence ATGCCGCGACGACCCGCCGTCTCCGCCCACCGCGGCGGCTCCGAACGCGCCGGTGCCGCCACCTGGGAGGCGTACGAGGACGCGCTGCTCAGCGGCGCCGAGTACGTGGAGTTCGACATCCGGCGCACCGCCGACGGGGTCCTCGTCGTCTACCACGACGCCCGCGTCGACCACACCGGGCCGCTGCTGTCGACGATCGGCCACACCGAGCTGAACGAGCGGGCCGGATACGCGGTGCCGGTGGTCGACGAGGTCATGGCGCTGATCGCCGGGAAGCTCATCGGCCACCTGGACCTGAAGGAGGTCGGCTACGAGGATGAGGTGATCGACCGGGCCGTCGCCCTGCTCGGCACGGACGGCTTCGTCGCCACCACCCTGGAGGACCGGTCCGTCGCCGCGATCTCCGCGGCGTACCCCGGGGTGCGCACGGCCCTGTCGCTGGGGCGGGACCGCAAGGAGGTGGGCTGGGCCCGGCTGCCCGGCACCCGGCTCAGCGAGCTGCTGCCGATGCGGCGGGTGCGCGCCTGCGGGGCCACCGGGGTCGCGGTGCACCAGCAGCTCGCGCGGGCGAGTGTGCTGCGGGAGGCGACCCGGCACGGCCTGTTCAGCATGGTATGGACGGTCAACGACGACACCCTGATGCAGACGTTCCTGAACCATCCGAGGGTGGACGTGCTGATCACGGACCGGCCCCGGCGGGCGGTGGCCCTGCGCGGCGAGCCGAGGGAGCCCGAGCGCTCGCTTCACTGA
- a CDS encoding OsmC family protein: protein MATTRSAHTVWEGNLLKGNGVVTFDSSGAIAAQPVSWPSRAEAANGKTSPEELIAAAHSSCYCMAFSNGLDKAGTPPTKLVTSADVTFQPGEGITGIHLTVEGTVPGISEADFLAAAEDAKANCPVSQALKAVPITLTAKLA, encoded by the coding sequence GTGGCAACCACGCGCTCCGCACACACCGTGTGGGAAGGCAACCTGCTCAAGGGCAACGGCGTCGTCACCTTCGACTCCTCCGGCGCCATCGCCGCACAGCCGGTGTCGTGGCCCTCGCGCGCCGAGGCCGCCAACGGCAAGACCAGCCCGGAGGAGCTGATCGCGGCCGCGCACTCCAGCTGCTACTGCATGGCCTTCTCCAACGGCCTGGACAAGGCCGGCACCCCGCCCACCAAGCTGGTCACCTCCGCGGACGTGACCTTCCAGCCGGGCGAGGGCATCACCGGCATCCACCTCACCGTCGAGGGCACGGTGCCCGGCATCAGCGAGGCGGACTTCCTCGCCGCCGCCGAGGACGCCAAGGCCAACTGCCCGGTCAGCCAGGCCCTCAAGGCCGTTCCGATCACCCTGACCGCCAAGCTCGCCTGA
- a CDS encoding phage holin family protein — protein sequence MLGRRWRRVASQVGRSVTVWAVSTLTMLVLAGILPDFQLQSADGDSATRIAVTAAFGAGAFGVLSALAWPLLVRLLLLVPALVLGLLVFFLNGALLLVALRLNPAERGGAAWETAVVVAAVMSAVASATGAALAVRDDDAYRRRLYRLADRRRGSGPPCPSTPGTVFLQLDGVGHEVLRAALDKGLMPTLARWTDGDRPTHRLTAWRTDWSSQTGASQLGILHGSNHDVPAFRWYEKESREVMVCNRPTSAAELQRRAVAATGDGGLLTLDGASRGNLFSGGAEEQALVLSIATRRRSPENRSRAGYFAYFSDPANAVRTALSFLAEVGREIGQSTRARLGKARPRVSRGGLYPFVRAFATVVERDVVVAAVMGDMLAGRSAVYADLVAYDEVAHHSGPVSRDAEKVLQRLDRALELIENVAEHAPRPYRIVVLSDHGQSPGETFRTRYGLTLGDLVRAGCGLPVPRRARRTHSGAEARTAVRAALRIPVEERGEKQRPGRHTEPIVLASGNLGLVSFPDVPHRMTKEEIDARHPALLTTLANHPGIGFLLVRSERHGGVVLGPFGTEIPLDRLDQEPGPLAAFGPGAADAVRRTHSFPHTADIMVNSMHDPIDGEVLAFEEQIGSHGGLGGAQGRPFLLWPRVLSTPVEDGTDLVGAEQVHHVLRRWLSESDGPQVPVETEAEERAA from the coding sequence GTGCTTGGGCGGCGTTGGCGGCGGGTCGCCAGTCAGGTCGGGCGGAGCGTCACGGTGTGGGCGGTGTCCACGCTCACCATGCTGGTGCTCGCCGGGATCCTGCCGGACTTCCAGCTCCAGTCCGCGGACGGCGACAGCGCCACCCGGATCGCGGTCACCGCGGCCTTCGGCGCCGGTGCCTTCGGTGTGCTCTCGGCCCTGGCCTGGCCGCTGCTGGTACGGCTGTTGCTGCTGGTGCCCGCGCTCGTCCTCGGCCTGCTGGTCTTCTTCCTGAACGGCGCCCTCCTGCTGGTCGCCCTCAGGCTGAACCCCGCCGAGCGCGGCGGCGCCGCCTGGGAGACGGCCGTGGTGGTCGCCGCCGTGATGTCGGCGGTCGCCTCGGCCACCGGCGCCGCCCTCGCCGTACGCGACGACGATGCCTATCGGCGTCGGCTGTACCGGCTCGCCGACCGGCGGCGGGGCAGCGGGCCGCCGTGTCCGTCGACGCCGGGGACCGTGTTCCTTCAGCTCGACGGCGTGGGGCACGAGGTGTTGCGGGCCGCCCTGGACAAGGGGCTGATGCCGACCCTGGCCCGCTGGACGGACGGCGACCGGCCCACCCACCGGCTGACCGCCTGGCGCACCGACTGGTCCAGCCAGACCGGCGCCAGCCAGCTCGGCATCCTGCACGGCAGCAACCACGACGTCCCCGCCTTCCGCTGGTACGAGAAGGAGAGCCGGGAGGTGATGGTCTGCAACCGCCCGACCAGCGCCGCCGAACTCCAGCGCCGCGCCGTGGCGGCCACCGGCGACGGCGGACTGCTCACCCTCGACGGCGCCAGCCGCGGCAATCTCTTCAGCGGCGGCGCCGAGGAGCAGGCGCTGGTGCTGTCCATCGCGACCCGGCGCCGCAGCCCTGAGAACCGGTCCCGGGCGGGCTACTTCGCCTACTTCTCCGACCCGGCGAACGCGGTGCGCACCGCGCTGTCGTTCCTCGCCGAGGTGGGCCGGGAGATCGGCCAGTCCACCCGGGCCCGGCTGGGCAAGGCCCGCCCGAGGGTCTCGCGCGGCGGCCTCTACCCCTTCGTACGGGCCTTCGCGACCGTCGTCGAACGGGACGTCGTCGTCGCCGCGGTGATGGGTGACATGCTCGCGGGCCGCTCCGCCGTCTACGCCGACCTGGTCGCCTACGACGAGGTCGCCCACCACTCCGGGCCGGTCAGCCGCGACGCCGAGAAGGTCCTCCAGCGCCTGGACCGGGCACTGGAACTGATCGAGAACGTCGCCGAGCACGCCCCGCGGCCGTACCGGATCGTGGTGCTGTCGGATCATGGTCAAAGCCCTGGGGAGACCTTCCGCACCCGCTACGGGCTCACCCTCGGCGACCTGGTGCGGGCCGGCTGCGGGCTGCCCGTGCCGCGCCGGGCCCGGCGCACCCACAGCGGCGCGGAGGCCCGTACGGCGGTCCGGGCCGCCCTGCGCATCCCGGTCGAGGAGCGCGGTGAGAAGCAGCGCCCCGGCCGGCACACCGAGCCGATCGTGCTGGCCTCCGGCAACCTCGGTCTGGTCTCCTTCCCGGACGTGCCGCACCGGATGACCAAGGAGGAGATCGACGCCCGCCACCCCGCGCTGCTGACCACCCTCGCCAACCATCCCGGCATCGGCTTCCTGCTGGTGCGCAGCGAACGGCACGGCGGGGTCGTGCTCGGCCCGTTCGGCACCGAGATCCCGCTGGACCGCCTCGACCAGGAGCCGGGACCGCTCGCCGCCTTCGGGCCCGGCGCGGCGGACGCGGTCCGACGCACCCACTCCTTCCCGCACACCGCCGACATCATGGTCAACTCCATGCACGATCCCATCGACGGCGAAGTCCTCGCCTTCGAGGAGCAGATCGGCTCCCACGGCGGACTCGGCGGCGCCCAGGGCAGGCCCTTCCTGCTGTGGCCGCGCGTCCTGTCCACGCCGGTCGAGGACGGCACGGACCTGGTCGGCGCCGAGCAGGTGCACCACGTCCTGCGCCGCTGGCTGAGCGAGTCCGACGGGCCTCAGGTGCCCGTGGAGACCGAGGCGGAGGAGCGGGCGGCCTGA
- a CDS encoding CorA family divalent cation transporter, with amino-acid sequence MATGTAGGRAVLDSGARELTRILLLFSLGCRVRPPDLAAEALVDRFHFGRFRPHLESGESVLPVPVLTERIAPGDLRPPGGDQGLTLSGVDLLVVATPRGDATLLLDCEFAGDTDALAVASWLATTCFDRADLHWGDRPLLEVLGTRLGLTEPLTFGLNVHQLVFPGGRLRTELLAHGDETRQATLLNGIVYRGMMPAEGADRLTVSVPPNLKNHGVTLSAHGRGVSVQAGWALHVENGLAVVALGMISALAVLQRTRLAAFAMMKENEQALTDSPSEVRTLISRLSDGVNELQLDLAFGVEAYVDSLLIPEMLMEGFQSSLRDTLGIRDSLDNSARMVERLTSVINARSAALDAALAERDERQNRIVSALVTAATLIALPPTLLLAFFGVNATDVDDGRSILDLGRYGTAYALAWLPFVVLVVVGYLLLRRVSRGPGSLLTGSGDPTAPVPAPRTSSGS; translated from the coding sequence ATGGCGACGGGAACGGCGGGCGGCCGGGCGGTACTTGACTCCGGAGCCCGGGAACTCACCCGTATCCTCCTGCTGTTCAGCCTGGGCTGCCGGGTGCGCCCGCCGGACCTCGCCGCCGAGGCCCTCGTCGACCGGTTCCACTTCGGCCGGTTCAGGCCGCATCTGGAGTCCGGCGAGTCGGTGCTGCCGGTGCCGGTGCTGACCGAGCGGATAGCCCCGGGCGACCTGCGACCGCCGGGTGGTGATCAGGGCCTGACCCTCTCCGGAGTCGACCTCCTCGTCGTCGCCACCCCGCGCGGGGACGCCACCCTGCTCCTGGACTGCGAGTTCGCGGGGGACACCGACGCGCTCGCCGTCGCCTCCTGGCTCGCCACCACCTGCTTCGACCGGGCGGACCTGCACTGGGGCGACCGCCCGCTCCTGGAGGTCCTGGGGACCCGCCTGGGCCTGACCGAACCGCTCACCTTCGGTCTGAACGTGCACCAACTCGTCTTCCCCGGCGGCCGGTTGCGCACCGAGCTGCTCGCCCACGGTGACGAGACCCGCCAGGCCACCCTGCTGAACGGCATCGTCTACCGGGGCATGATGCCCGCCGAGGGCGCCGACCGGCTCACCGTCAGCGTGCCGCCCAACCTCAAGAACCACGGCGTCACCCTCTCCGCCCACGGCCGAGGCGTCTCCGTCCAGGCGGGCTGGGCCTTACATGTGGAGAACGGCCTGGCCGTGGTCGCCCTCGGCATGATCTCCGCGCTGGCCGTGCTCCAGCGCACCCGGCTCGCGGCCTTCGCGATGATGAAGGAGAACGAGCAGGCGCTGACCGACTCGCCCTCCGAGGTCCGCACCCTGATCTCCCGCCTCTCCGACGGCGTGAACGAGCTCCAGCTGGACCTCGCCTTCGGCGTGGAGGCGTACGTCGACAGCCTGTTGATCCCGGAGATGCTCATGGAGGGCTTCCAGTCCTCGCTGCGCGACACCCTCGGCATCCGCGACAGCCTCGACAACTCCGCCCGCATGGTCGAGCGGCTCACCTCCGTCATCAACGCCCGCTCCGCGGCCCTGGACGCCGCCCTCGCCGAGCGCGACGAGCGACAGAACCGCATCGTCTCCGCGCTGGTCACGGCGGCCACCCTGATCGCCCTGCCGCCGACGCTGCTGCTCGCGTTCTTCGGGGTGAACGCCACCGACGTCGACGACGGCCGCTCCATCCTCGACCTCGGTCGCTACGGCACCGCGTACGCTCTGGCCTGGCTGCCCTTCGTCGTCCTGGTCGTGGTCGGCTACCTCCTGCTCCGCAGGGTCAGCCGAGGGCCCGGCAGTCTGCTGACCGGCTCCGGCGACCCGACCGCTCCGGTGCCCGCACCTCGTACCTCATCCGGGAGTTGA